Proteins encoded within one genomic window of Phototrophicus methaneseepsis:
- a CDS encoding class II fumarate hydratase → MTEFRVEKDSIGEVRVPQNALYAAQTQRAVQNFPITGMKPWPAFIWSMVLIKRAAAEVHKEMGLLDPQVADAIIQAGEEILNGEHRDQFVVDPFQAGAGTSHNMNVNEVMANRANQILGYSLEDKEKPVHPNDHVNMAQSTNDTIPTAIRLGVLWRFEELIDTLQHFVDVTYQKAAEWDDIVKTGRTHLQDAVPVRLGQEVGAWAKAIERQIEKVTFAAEGLRRLGIGGTAAGTGLNAHPEYHSRMVKKLTELTGIQLYESDNLFESMQSMQDPVFFSAALRNVANDFTRIANDVRLLSAGPTTGIAELTCPTVQPGSSIMPGKVNPVLAEMLNQSMYHVMGNDTAVNMAGAAGQFELNVMMPIISHNLNEMMQVVIGSVRAFTDKLMVGLVVNRENAESWLSKNPILVTALNPIIGYNNGAKVAKTSLAESKSVRQVVLELGLMTEEELDKALDARKMTEGGIAE, encoded by the coding sequence ATGACCGAATTTCGCGTAGAAAAAGACTCTATTGGAGAAGTACGCGTTCCCCAAAATGCACTTTATGCAGCCCAGACACAGCGTGCTGTCCAGAACTTCCCGATTACAGGGATGAAGCCATGGCCTGCATTTATCTGGAGCATGGTGCTTATTAAACGGGCCGCTGCCGAAGTTCACAAAGAAATGGGCTTACTGGACCCCCAAGTTGCGGATGCCATCATTCAGGCCGGTGAGGAAATCCTCAATGGCGAACATCGTGACCAATTTGTGGTCGATCCGTTCCAGGCAGGGGCGGGCACCAGCCACAATATGAACGTCAACGAAGTCATGGCGAACCGTGCGAATCAGATCCTGGGCTACTCGCTGGAAGATAAAGAAAAGCCGGTGCACCCGAACGATCACGTCAATATGGCACAGAGCACCAACGATACCATTCCGACGGCAATTCGCCTGGGTGTGTTGTGGCGCTTCGAAGAACTCATCGACACTTTGCAGCATTTCGTCGATGTGACCTACCAGAAGGCCGCAGAATGGGACGACATCGTCAAGACGGGTCGTACCCATTTGCAGGATGCCGTACCGGTGCGCCTTGGGCAGGAAGTCGGCGCATGGGCCAAAGCAATTGAACGCCAGATTGAGAAAGTCACCTTCGCCGCAGAAGGTCTGCGTCGTTTGGGCATCGGCGGTACGGCTGCTGGTACAGGTCTGAATGCTCACCCAGAATATCACAGCCGCATGGTGAAGAAGCTCACCGAACTGACGGGCATTCAACTGTATGAGAGTGATAACCTGTTCGAGTCCATGCAGTCGATGCAGGACCCGGTGTTCTTTAGCGCTGCGCTGCGCAATGTTGCCAATGACTTCACCCGTATTGCGAACGATGTTCGTCTGCTTTCCGCTGGCCCGACAACGGGTATTGCTGAGCTGACATGCCCAACGGTTCAGCCAGGTTCCTCCATTATGCCTGGCAAGGTAAACCCGGTCTTAGCGGAAATGCTGAATCAGTCCATGTATCATGTTATGGGCAATGATACGGCTGTAAATATGGCTGGTGCGGCAGGGCAGTTCGAGCTGAATGTCATGATGCCGATCATCTCCCACAATTTGAATGAGATGATGCAGGTCGTGATTGGTTCTGTACGTGCCTTCACCGACAAATTGATGGTTGGTCTGGTTGTGAACCGTGAAAACGCCGAGAGCTGGCTCTCCAAGAATCCGATTCTCGTTACCGCACTGAACCCGATCATCGGCTATAACAATGGTGCGAAGGTTGCCAAGACGTCTCTGGCGGAAAGCAAGAGTGTCCGCCAAGTTGTGCTGGAACTGGGCCTGATGACCGAGGAAGAACTCGATAAGGCCTTGGATGCGCGCAAGATGACCGAAGGCGGCATCGCCGAATAA
- a CDS encoding GNAT family N-acetyltransferase: MTIRFFQPEDATACSALVRRCIPLMQGMNTAAMQFVIDEATPKGILSDAAKGQAVVDVLEGQVVGMGMLLESEIKRVYIDPAYHRQGIGRRVMAALEDVAREQALPSIRIEASLNGIPFYEQLGYVQQEIEIFRLGEVEFHYMHMLKTLE, from the coding sequence ATGACAATCCGATTTTTCCAACCAGAAGATGCCACTGCGTGTTCCGCCCTCGTGCGGCGTTGTATCCCGTTGATGCAGGGTATGAATACGGCTGCGATGCAGTTTGTGATAGACGAAGCCACGCCGAAAGGTATCCTGAGCGACGCCGCAAAAGGGCAGGCTGTTGTTGATGTTCTTGAGGGGCAGGTTGTGGGGATGGGCATGCTGTTAGAGAGTGAGATTAAGCGTGTCTATATTGATCCGGCTTATCATCGGCAGGGGATCGGTCGGCGTGTCATGGCTGCGCTGGAAGATGTCGCCCGTGAGCAGGCGCTGCCGTCGATTCGCATTGAGGCATCGCTTAATGGCATTCCATTTTATGAGCAACTCGGCTACGTTCAGCAAGAGATTGAGATTTTCAGGCTGGGCGAGGTTGAATTTCACTATATGCATATGCTGAAAACATTGGAGTAA
- a CDS encoding TolB family protein, protein MLLRAYRLTDRIGMLLLKGADFLHEWLLGSGESLLVIVRRVLGALFSVVIAVFAAIFGVLWWLLRGIYRLVIRLFGGAGYVARRVGVGGKQGARQVTTVMARRAARAEVDVIVTEDPLKIQNRRLSFLVLVLGAVAVIAILFATDQSRTVTPVASVAGVGADAFILDATSIPTQEGLGLASIATPIPTATTVPEVLQVGGSIAFTVRERAQTDIWAVEVGTRNPIRLISSATDDRDPMWNLQGNRMAFASHRDGNWELYFYDMDAPGTDPSANVQRLTYDLAFQARPSWSDDGQWVVSESYQEGNLDIVARRIDGTSVIRLTTDPAPDFSPVWSPTGRQIAFVSWREGNQDIYLFDLDTQETRNLSQTPEIDEDYPAWSPDGNLIAYSAWEQGREQVYVIDADSPGAGHVVSIGRTPTWSPDGLGLAYIADSIDGNRAFIYVVPYGTGGAPLIISEVPFGASHPTWVDRALPPAIVNAGGVDLAVTEPLYEERIQPRSLDLVGLQSIPNTQVQNDYLSDAVNDSFNAFRERLAEETGWDFLAQMDELFWDINRLGEPGVDNRNWHKTGRAFSIDSNALLGFPPEIEVVREDSDPSGQTYWRVFLRVDDDLQSGQLGEPLRRMPWDFLSLGQDIETYNQGGRLRSEVPSGYYVDFTQIAADYGWERVAAGSNWRANANTRFFWMFYKPDGLSWLDAMLEIYEPAQLGGYLPTPTPMADSQES, encoded by the coding sequence ATGCTGCTACGCGCTTATCGCTTAACAGACCGAATAGGGATGCTGCTGCTTAAAGGGGCAGATTTCCTGCATGAATGGTTGTTGGGCAGTGGTGAATCGCTACTGGTGATTGTGCGCCGTGTTTTAGGCGCTCTATTTAGCGTAGTGATAGCGGTCTTTGCGGCGATTTTCGGCGTGCTGTGGTGGCTTTTACGTGGCATATATCGTCTTGTGATCCGTCTGTTTGGTGGGGCTGGTTATGTCGCCAGACGCGTTGGCGTCGGTGGCAAACAGGGCGCTCGCCAGGTAACGACCGTGATGGCTCGGCGTGCTGCCCGCGCTGAAGTCGATGTCATTGTGACAGAAGACCCCCTTAAAATTCAAAACCGCCGCTTGAGCTTCCTGGTATTGGTGTTGGGCGCGGTGGCAGTTATTGCCATTCTCTTCGCGACAGACCAATCTCGGACGGTCACGCCCGTTGCAAGTGTGGCTGGCGTCGGCGCGGATGCCTTCATATTGGATGCGACTTCAATTCCCACGCAAGAAGGGCTTGGCCTTGCGTCGATTGCAACCCCGATCCCTACCGCGACGACCGTACCGGAAGTATTACAAGTGGGTGGTTCGATCGCGTTTACGGTTCGTGAGCGTGCCCAAACGGATATTTGGGCTGTTGAGGTCGGCACACGCAACCCGATCCGTCTCATTAGTAGCGCGACTGATGACCGTGACCCAATGTGGAATCTCCAGGGAAATCGTATGGCCTTTGCGTCTCATCGCGATGGAAACTGGGAACTCTACTTTTATGATATGGATGCACCCGGGACAGACCCTAGCGCGAATGTCCAGCGGTTGACGTATGACCTGGCTTTCCAGGCGCGGCCCAGTTGGAGCGATGATGGGCAATGGGTTGTCTCCGAAAGCTACCAGGAAGGCAACCTCGATATTGTGGCGCGGCGGATTGATGGCACATCTGTTATACGCCTGACCACAGACCCGGCACCGGATTTTTCGCCGGTGTGGTCCCCTACGGGGCGGCAAATTGCGTTTGTGAGCTGGCGAGAAGGCAACCAGGATATTTACCTATTTGATCTGGACACCCAGGAAACGCGCAACCTGTCCCAAACGCCGGAAATTGATGAAGATTATCCAGCCTGGAGCCCAGATGGCAACCTCATCGCTTATAGTGCCTGGGAACAGGGCCGTGAGCAGGTTTACGTCATTGATGCGGATTCCCCAGGGGCAGGGCATGTGGTGAGTATTGGCCGCACGCCGACGTGGTCCCCTGATGGGCTTGGTCTCGCTTACATCGCGGATTCAATTGATGGCAATCGCGCGTTTATCTATGTGGTGCCATATGGCACAGGCGGCGCACCGCTGATCATCAGCGAAGTGCCCTTTGGTGCATCGCATCCCACCTGGGTTGATCGTGCTCTGCCACCAGCGATTGTCAATGCGGGCGGTGTTGATCTGGCTGTCACGGAGCCATTGTACGAAGAGCGCATACAGCCCAGAAGCCTGGACCTGGTCGGGTTACAGTCCATCCCGAATACGCAAGTGCAGAATGATTACCTGAGTGATGCTGTCAATGATTCATTCAACGCATTCCGCGAGCGCCTGGCAGAAGAAACAGGGTGGGACTTCCTGGCACAGATGGACGAACTCTTCTGGGATATTAACCGCCTTGGTGAGCCAGGCGTTGATAACCGGAACTGGCACAAAACGGGGCGCGCTTTTTCGATTGATAGCAATGCGCTCCTGGGCTTCCCGCCAGAGATTGAAGTTGTGCGCGAAGATAGCGACCCCAGCGGCCAGACGTATTGGCGGGTTTTCTTGCGCGTTGATGATGATTTACAGTCTGGGCAATTGGGCGAGCCACTGCGCCGGATGCCGTGGGATTTCCTCAGCCTGGGCCAGGATATTGAGACCTATAACCAGGGTGGGCGCTTACGTTCTGAGGTGCCTTCTGGCTATTATGTTGATTTCACGCAGATTGCGGCAGATTATGGTTGGGAACGCGTGGCAGCGGGTAGTAACTGGCGTGCAAACGCAAATACACGCTTCTTCTGGATGTTCTATAAACCAGATGGCCTGAGCTGGCTGGATGCGATGCTGGAAATCTACGAGCCGGCCCAACTCGGCGGTTATTTGCCCACGCCTACGCCAATGGCAGATAGCCAGGAGTCTTAA
- a CDS encoding M23 family metallopeptidase codes for MRRSNSGCSALLIVAVVIVGFVVLLRFNAPQTMPTVIAPPNPATSTPEENAISRLLREGFGEDSTPLPTVAIPEVMPTIPPLSIEQDMTPIVVGAGDVQDSSVAVALVVTPTPPPPTATPSDDEELSATQVDATRDPNSWQPPALIPPISKNPLGYDHYWFVRPLDANANNWVLEVYPYGTDGPSQENPLRQHHGIDMSNRIGERVRAAAAGVVIWSADGRQDEVDYFQNSPSYGNVILIEHYNQYRGQKLFTLYGHLSAAFVQVGDIVEQGQVIGLVGNTGQVTGPHLHFEVRLGENRYGSTVNPVLWMVPYVGHGVIAGRVLDASGNYPSSLQDIPVTIRRVQDGRTEATTTSYIYLNSGSDINDDPNWEENFVVADVPTGLYDVIAIINGQRVVERLEVLEGMTNWVVLQPEERPTEVPTESP; via the coding sequence ATGAGGCGTTCTAATAGTGGCTGCTCCGCGCTGTTGATTGTCGCAGTCGTCATCGTTGGTTTTGTGGTATTGCTGCGGTTCAATGCGCCACAAACGATGCCGACTGTTATCGCTCCGCCCAACCCGGCAACCTCAACGCCGGAAGAAAACGCGATATCCAGGTTGCTGCGAGAAGGCTTTGGTGAAGATAGTACGCCTTTGCCGACGGTCGCCATCCCAGAAGTCATGCCGACGATACCGCCGCTCTCAATTGAGCAGGACATGACGCCCATCGTCGTCGGGGCAGGGGATGTCCAGGATAGCAGTGTGGCCGTTGCGCTTGTCGTCACGCCAACGCCACCACCACCAACGGCAACCCCATCTGATGATGAAGAACTCAGCGCCACACAGGTCGATGCCACCCGCGATCCCAATAGCTGGCAGCCACCTGCGCTCATCCCCCCGATCTCTAAGAACCCATTGGGTTATGATCATTACTGGTTTGTGCGCCCGTTGGATGCTAACGCTAATAACTGGGTGTTGGAAGTTTACCCTTATGGCACGGATGGCCCATCGCAGGAGAACCCCCTGCGCCAGCATCATGGCATTGATATGTCGAACCGGATTGGAGAGCGCGTCCGTGCGGCTGCGGCTGGCGTTGTGATCTGGTCGGCAGATGGTCGCCAGGATGAAGTCGATTATTTCCAGAATTCGCCTTCTTATGGCAATGTGATCTTGATCGAGCATTACAACCAATATCGTGGGCAAAAGCTTTTCACGTTGTATGGGCATCTTTCTGCGGCGTTTGTGCAGGTCGGGGATATTGTGGAGCAGGGGCAGGTGATCGGCCTGGTGGGTAATACAGGCCAGGTAACTGGGCCGCATCTGCACTTTGAAGTGCGCCTTGGCGAAAATCGTTACGGCAGTACGGTAAATCCTGTTTTATGGATGGTGCCCTATGTCGGCCATGGCGTGATTGCTGGCCGAGTACTCGATGCCAGCGGGAATTATCCTTCTTCTTTGCAAGATATACCCGTTACGATCCGGCGTGTGCAGGATGGCCGTACAGAAGCCACCACCACGAGTTATATCTATCTCAATTCTGGTTCAGACATCAATGACGACCCCAACTGGGAAGAGAATTTTGTCGTCGCTGATGTGCCAACAGGGCTTTATGATGTGATCGCCATCATCAACGGGCAGCGCGTTGTCGAACGCCTCGAAGTTCTGGAAGGTATGACCAACTGGGTTGTTTTGCAGCCAGAAGAACGTCCCACAGAGGTTCCGACTGAATCCCCATAA
- a CDS encoding superoxide dismutase: MAFEKVALPYAKDALAPHIGADTMEVHYEKHHTGYTTKLNDALAGTEFESKSIEEILSNLDALPADKKTAVRNNGGGFYNHNLFWVVMSPDGGGEPTGELAEAINSAFGSFDAFKEKFAAAAGGQFGSGWGWLVVDGGKLDIVSTPNQDNPLSDGKTPILGLDVWEHAYYLNYQNRRPAYIDAWWNVVNWDKVAELYAAAK; the protein is encoded by the coding sequence ATGGCATTTGAGAAGGTCGCACTCCCTTACGCGAAAGATGCGCTAGCTCCGCATATCGGCGCTGATACGATGGAAGTCCACTACGAAAAGCACCATACGGGTTATACCACCAAGTTGAACGATGCGCTTGCAGGCACTGAATTCGAAAGCAAGAGCATTGAAGAAATTCTCAGCAACCTGGACGCACTGCCTGCTGATAAGAAGACGGCTGTCCGTAACAACGGTGGCGGCTTCTACAATCACAACCTGTTCTGGGTCGTTATGTCCCCGGATGGTGGCGGTGAGCCGACTGGTGAACTCGCTGAAGCGATCAACAGCGCTTTCGGTAGCTTTGATGCCTTCAAGGAAAAGTTCGCTGCTGCGGCTGGTGGTCAGTTCGGTAGTGGTTGGGGTTGGTTGGTTGTCGATGGTGGCAAGCTCGATATCGTGAGCACACCAAACCAGGACAACCCGCTTTCTGATGGCAAGACGCCGATCCTGGGCCTAGACGTCTGGGAACATGCTTACTATCTCAATTATCAGAACCGTCGCCCGGCATACATTGATGCTTGGTGGAACGTTGTGAATTGGGATAAGGTCGCAGAACTGTACGCTGCTGCTAAATAG
- a CDS encoding HD domain-containing protein, producing MDRETAWGIVCEFVESDSLRKHMLSVEYAMRAYAEHYGEDPDSWGLVGLLHDFDWEIHPTLEQHPMDGAPILRERGLAEEDINTILSHGPLAADMRVTLRDKALYAVDELTGLITATALVRPSKDIRDVAIKSIRKKWKTPAFAAGVNREDVEQGCEVLGVDLWEFHVPLVLKAMQEHAAELELDGSLA from the coding sequence ATGGACCGAGAAACAGCCTGGGGAATTGTCTGTGAATTTGTGGAATCAGATAGCCTGCGTAAGCATATGCTCTCTGTTGAGTATGCTATGCGTGCTTATGCCGAGCATTACGGCGAAGATCCGGATTCCTGGGGGTTGGTGGGTTTATTGCATGATTTTGATTGGGAAATTCACCCGACGCTGGAGCAACACCCGATGGATGGCGCGCCTATTTTGCGGGAACGCGGCCTAGCCGAAGAAGACATCAACACGATTCTGAGCCATGGCCCATTAGCTGCTGATATGCGCGTCACGCTGCGCGACAAGGCACTTTATGCTGTTGATGAACTTACCGGGTTGATTACCGCCACAGCGCTGGTACGTCCTAGCAAAGATATTCGGGATGTCGCTATCAAATCAATTCGCAAAAAATGGAAAACCCCGGCTTTTGCGGCTGGCGTCAATCGTGAGGATGTGGAGCAGGGCTGTGAGGTGCTCGGCGTGGATCTGTGGGAATTTCATGTGCCGCTGGTGCTGAAAGCAATGCAGGAACATGCCGCTGAACTGGAACTTGACGGCTCACTGGCTTAA
- a CDS encoding LysM peptidoglycan-binding domain-containing protein — MLVKTQFRHLLRITILALIGFILPFSAIAQDNQLTHVVEPGDNLYRISLRYGIDMDALAEANGLETLQNIYPGQSLVIPGMEAADSGLEVDNPLVAATPILHTVQRGESLTTIANKYGITVQQILDANNIANANRINPGDELQIWSMEVSDTTAIATDIPASTSTFTHTVQPGEYLYQIARAYNVSWTTVAELNGITDPNHITPGTELLIPEAQETVADTTTDTTTETIEAGPSATHIVQAGEHLSQIAQQYGVPWTTIAQANNIADPNTVYAGMELTIPGATESLSLGIIADTLAATAPGAYVGTGRELVVRLSTQTAYAYEDGYLMKSSVVSTGLPATPTVQGDYKVYVKYESQTMSGPGYYLPGVPWVMYFYKGYGFHGTYWHNNFGNPMSHGCVNMNNDDAKWFYDFASVGTPVHIIY, encoded by the coding sequence ATGTTGGTGAAAACCCAATTCCGTCATTTGCTGCGCATAACTATCCTGGCGTTGATTGGCTTCATTCTGCCATTTAGCGCGATCGCACAGGATAATCAACTTACACACGTCGTCGAACCAGGCGACAACCTTTACCGTATTTCACTTCGCTACGGCATTGATATGGATGCTCTGGCAGAAGCCAACGGCCTGGAAACACTGCAAAATATCTATCCTGGGCAGTCACTCGTCATCCCAGGAATGGAAGCAGCAGATTCCGGCCTGGAAGTGGATAACCCACTGGTGGCCGCGACCCCCATTTTACATACCGTCCAACGCGGCGAGTCGCTGACCACTATCGCGAATAAATATGGCATTACTGTGCAGCAAATCCTGGATGCGAACAATATCGCCAATGCCAACCGCATCAACCCCGGCGATGAGCTACAAATCTGGTCTATGGAAGTCTCGGATACAACAGCAATCGCGACAGACATCCCGGCCAGCACAAGCACGTTTACCCATACCGTACAGCCCGGCGAATATCTTTATCAGATCGCTCGCGCCTATAACGTCTCCTGGACGACCGTTGCTGAACTGAACGGCATCACAGACCCCAACCACATCACACCCGGCACAGAGTTGCTCATCCCAGAAGCACAGGAAACAGTGGCAGATACCACAACAGATACAACCACTGAAACAATCGAAGCTGGGCCATCTGCAACCCATATCGTACAGGCAGGTGAACATCTCTCCCAGATTGCCCAACAGTACGGCGTTCCATGGACGACGATCGCACAAGCAAATAACATTGCGGACCCCAACACTGTCTATGCCGGTATGGAGTTGACTATCCCCGGCGCGACGGAAAGCCTCAGCCTCGGCATTATCGCGGATACACTGGCAGCAACAGCACCGGGCGCATACGTAGGCACCGGGCGCGAATTGGTGGTGCGCTTAAGTACGCAAACAGCCTATGCTTATGAAGATGGCTACCTCATGAAAAGCTCGGTTGTTTCTACAGGGTTGCCCGCCACACCAACCGTACAGGGTGATTATAAAGTGTACGTGAAGTATGAATCCCAGACGATGAGCGGCCCGGGCTACTATCTCCCTGGTGTCCCCTGGGTGATGTATTTCTACAAAGGCTATGGCTTCCATGGGACGTATTGGCACAACAATTTCGGCAATCCGATGAGCCACGGCTGCGTCAATATGAACAATGATGATGCCAAGTGGTTCTATGACTTCGCATCAGTGGGGACGCCAGTACACATCATCTATTAG
- a CDS encoding DMT family transporter, whose amino-acid sequence MASQPVPMTTKAIPRNLPFILAIGILSVSASAIFIRYAQAEGVPSLLIAAARLVIATIVLTPPVIRHHLPQVRSLQTKDLLLALLGGVFLAIHFIAWVTSLEYTSVMVSVVIVTTSPIWVAVLEGIFLRVLPSRQVTIGLLVAIGGGLLIGMGGTSSSAPIQANRELIGGLLSLIGAIAVAVYLVIGRKLRATLPIIPYIWLVYGFGGIVLTAILVLTQTPIVGYTPVAYLLLLAMALFPQLIGHSSLNYAVGYLSATFVGLLTQLEPIGSALLAFLLFGEVPQPVQIVGSAIILGGVILATLARTSSDKQKREPST is encoded by the coding sequence TTGGCATCGCAACCTGTTCCCATGACCACAAAAGCGATCCCTCGTAACCTGCCTTTTATCCTGGCGATAGGGATTTTATCTGTCTCAGCATCCGCTATTTTTATCCGCTATGCACAGGCAGAAGGCGTTCCTTCGCTGCTCATTGCGGCTGCCCGTCTCGTGATCGCAACAATCGTGTTGACGCCACCCGTCATACGGCATCATCTACCCCAAGTACGCAGCCTGCAGACGAAGGATCTGCTGCTGGCGCTGCTTGGGGGTGTTTTCCTGGCGATTCACTTCATCGCCTGGGTGACCTCGCTGGAATATACCAGCGTGATGGTCAGCGTGGTGATTGTCACCACATCACCTATCTGGGTAGCCGTATTAGAAGGCATCTTTTTACGCGTGCTGCCTTCTCGCCAGGTAACGATCGGCCTGCTGGTCGCCATTGGCGGCGGTTTGCTGATTGGCATGGGCGGCACATCATCATCAGCGCCCATACAAGCCAACCGGGAACTCATCGGCGGATTGTTATCCCTCATTGGGGCGATTGCAGTTGCTGTGTATCTCGTGATTGGCCGCAAATTGCGCGCCACACTGCCCATTATTCCGTATATCTGGCTGGTTTATGGTTTCGGCGGCATCGTCCTGACGGCCATCCTCGTCCTGACCCAGACGCCGATTGTCGGCTATACGCCAGTCGCCTATCTACTTCTGTTGGCGATGGCCCTCTTCCCACAACTAATCGGCCATTCCTCACTGAATTATGCCGTTGGCTATCTTTCAGCAACATTCGTCGGCTTGCTCACCCAGCTTGAGCCGATTGGGAGCGCCTTATTGGCCTTCCTTCTCTTTGGAGAAGTCCCTCAACCCGTTCAGATTGTCGGTAGCGCCATCATCTTAGGTGGCGTCATCCTCGCAACGTTGGCACGTACCTCATCTGACAAACAAAAACGAGAGCCTTCAACGTGA
- a CDS encoding PPC domain-containing protein: protein MFLKISSARRFHLVLLLGVCLMLSLVAVQAQDAVSLVADEPTSSSLDETTVARFFRLNVPVEGDVQIDLTSDELAVAVVLTGDDGATIAQVVDSDVTGSVSISESLEAGTYTLVVFAAPGSDLSVGSFEVVYSVSAVEIEASATPAPEETEEATPEATSEATIAATEEVTEEATEEPTEESADATPEATAEDTDEPASDSTWTEPTQVLLANGIEVTLSWDAVVDLGLEVRDPVGNTLYWDSRTSPIGGSFGFDANGLCEVISENPSETASWVPGFLPTGSYEILVFYRQACEESAPAAFTINVSVDGVALPTVEGALPPPPSEDIDSVYIASFNVSADGTAQLYDGDTYPDTSLNFLPASVESLIADATPITLGETLNGALYREQPYLSYSFDAQANDVVSIDLSAVSGNLDTLLQLMNANGSILQVIDDSPGTTNSQISNVRLVDGGTYYIIATRYGKELGGTEGEFALSLTEGVAFTPTDITELGFPVGAISVLLTWNTNADLQLLVRDPVGDSVFDDTPQITSGGQLVDDGNVNCTVSDGSPTSYIYWPEGLLRSGIYEVDVWYQNSCNDATAVEFTLTVLVNGVPLIQEVQNPLPDQHFLVTFTIGPDGQPTSGLGGFITNDTTGLDYTNDTPVSVSLNSPVTGTISPTNAYDVYAFDGTAGQTISIAMNAVSQTLDTKLLLIAPSGIQVAENDDADPLLVTTNTGRTTNSLIASYTLQETGQYIIIATRYGIQFGGTIGAYSLTVQG, encoded by the coding sequence ATGTTTTTAAAGATTTCATCCGCGCGGCGTTTTCATCTTGTGCTGCTGCTGGGTGTCTGTTTGATGCTATCCCTGGTAGCTGTACAGGCCCAGGATGCTGTTTCGCTGGTAGCTGATGAACCCACAAGCAGTTCATTGGATGAAACAACAGTCGCACGTTTTTTCCGGCTGAATGTGCCAGTTGAGGGTGATGTTCAGATTGATTTGACCAGCGATGAGCTTGCCGTAGCAGTCGTCCTCACAGGCGATGATGGGGCTACGATCGCGCAGGTTGTCGATAGTGATGTGACGGGCTCTGTCTCTATCAGCGAATCGCTGGAAGCAGGGACCTATACGCTGGTCGTTTTCGCTGCGCCAGGCTCGGATTTAAGTGTTGGCAGCTTTGAGGTCGTCTATTCTGTGAGCGCGGTTGAGATCGAAGCGTCTGCGACCCCTGCTCCGGAAGAAACCGAGGAGGCTACGCCAGAAGCAACTTCTGAGGCGACTATAGCGGCGACGGAAGAAGTCACAGAAGAAGCGACGGAAGAACCAACAGAAGAATCTGCTGATGCAACCCCTGAAGCAACAGCTGAAGATACCGACGAGCCAGCCAGTGATAGCACGTGGACAGAGCCGACTCAGGTTCTATTGGCAAATGGTATCGAAGTCACGTTAAGTTGGGACGCTGTGGTTGATCTTGGCCTGGAAGTGCGTGACCCGGTGGGCAACACGCTCTATTGGGACAGTCGTACCAGCCCGATTGGTGGCAGCTTTGGTTTTGACGCCAACGGCCTTTGTGAAGTCATCAGCGAGAATCCGAGCGAAACTGCCAGTTGGGTACCGGGCTTTTTGCCGACTGGTAGCTACGAAATACTCGTTTTCTATCGCCAGGCTTGTGAAGAATCCGCTCCTGCTGCATTCACAATTAACGTCAGCGTGGATGGTGTCGCATTGCCCACCGTCGAAGGCGCACTGCCGCCACCGCCGTCTGAAGATATCGACAGCGTTTATATCGCTAGCTTCAACGTCAGCGCAGACGGTACAGCACAGCTTTATGATGGTGATACCTACCCGGATACCAGCCTGAACTTCTTGCCGGCCTCTGTTGAATCGTTGATTGCAGATGCCACGCCGATCACGCTTGGCGAGACGCTCAATGGAGCCTTATATCGTGAGCAGCCTTACCTGAGCTATTCGTTTGATGCCCAGGCAAATGATGTCGTCAGCATTGATCTCAGTGCGGTTTCTGGCAATTTGGATACACTGCTGCAATTGATGAATGCGAATGGTTCTATCCTCCAGGTCATTGATGACTCGCCAGGAACGACAAATTCTCAGATCAGTAATGTGCGCCTGGTAGATGGCGGGACTTATTACATCATCGCCACGCGCTATGGTAAGGAGCTAGGCGGTACAGAGGGTGAATTTGCTCTGAGCCTGACAGAAGGTGTCGCTTTCACACCAACTGATATTACAGAGTTAGGCTTCCCGGTGGGTGCGATCAGCGTATTGCTGACGTGGAATACCAATGCTGACTTGCAGCTCCTGGTTCGTGACCCGGTAGGCGATTCTGTATTCGATGACACACCTCAGATTACAAGCGGTGGTCAGTTAGTCGATGATGGTAATGTGAACTGCACTGTTTCAGATGGGTCGCCCACATCGTATATCTACTGGCCGGAAGGCTTGCTGCGCTCTGGCATTTATGAAGTTGATGTCTGGTATCAGAACAGCTGTAATGATGCGACAGCCGTTGAATTCACACTGACCGTTCTGGTTAATGGTGTACCGCTCATTCAGGAAGTTCAGAACCCGCTGCCGGACCAGCACTTTTTGGTGACGTTCACAATTGGTCCAGATGGTCAGCCAACATCGGGCTTGGGTGGCTTCATTACCAATGACACCACTGGCCTGGATTACACCAACGACACACCCGTGAGTGTCAGCCTGAATAGCCCTGTAACCGGGACAATTTCCCCGACCAATGCATATGATGTCTATGCATTCGATGGGACCGCAGGCCAGACAATCAGCATCGCGATGAATGCTGTTTCACAAACGCTGGATACAAAGTTGCTGCTGATTGCACCGAGTGGCATTCAGGTCGCCGAAAATGATGATGCGGATCCTTTGTTGGTGACGACCAATAC